A single genomic interval of Lathyrus oleraceus cultivar Zhongwan6 chromosome 7, CAAS_Psat_ZW6_1.0, whole genome shotgun sequence harbors:
- the LOC127102198 gene encoding uncharacterized protein LOC127102198 — protein MWITEYLTPHVILGPSEIENYIDEDEVQRTSFSQPNAEVNEDEGNVTEGNVDVSEPEVEVNKPNISEPEAEVNEPNVSEPEVEFNEPNVSEPEVEVNEPNVSDHNVNEANIEVNNEQAELNDDDYVASEFSEYIDSDEINGASEDSGEMN, from the coding sequence ATGTGGATCACAGAGTATCTGACCCCCCATGTGATTTTGGGTCCAAGTGAAATAGAAAACTACATTGATGAGGATGAGGTACAACGTACTAGTTTTAGTCAACCTAATGCTGAAGTGAATGAGGATGAGGGTAATGTTACTGAGGGTAATGTTGATGTCAGTGAGCCTGAAGTTGAAGTCAATAAGCCTAATATTAGTGAGCCTGAAGCTGAAGTCAATGAGCCTAATGTTAGTGAGCCTGAAGTTGAATTCAATGAGCCAAATGTTAGTGAGCCTGAAGTTGAAGTCAATGAGCCTAATGTTAGTGATCATAATGTCAATGAAGCTAATATTGAAGTTAATAATGAACAAGCTGAATTGAATGACGATGATTATGTTGCAAGTGAGTTTAGTGAGTATATTGATAGTGATGAAATTAATGGGGCTAGTGAAGATTCTGGTGAGATGAATTAG